The nucleotide sequence GAATGCCGCGCCGAAGGCCAGCAGCATGCCGCTGAGCGGGTCGCTGCCGCCCGTGCCGTGGCCGGGTTTGGCCTGCACGATCAGCAGCACGCCGATGAAGGCCAGCACCAACCAGGTCAGCTTGCTCGCGGTCAGGCGCTCGGCGAAGAACAGCGCGCCCAGGCCAACCAGAATGAACGGCTGCGTGTTGTACACCGCCGTGGCGATGGAGATCGACGCGCGCGGGTAAGCGGCGAACAACAGCAGCCAGTTGCAGACGATGGCTACGCCGCCCAGCGCGGCCAGGCCGAGCAGGCGCGGCGTCAGCGTACCGCGCAGCAAGCCGAGGGCGGCGCAGACGGCGAGCAACACCGGCGCGCCGATCAGGCAGCGCCAAAACACCACGTCCATCACCGGTTGTCCGGACATCACCACGAACCAGCCGATGGTTCCGGAAATCACCATGGCAGCGGTCATCTCGACCGTGCCGCGCGCCGTGCTGTTCATTGAATACCCTCCTGCGTGAATCAGGTGGATAAATTATTCTGTGGCGCGCGGCTTTTACATGACCTAAAAAAGGCACAGCGATAAATAAACCTAATTTCCTTAGCCAGATCGGCGAATTTTCGGAGAATCGAAAAATGCTCGACGATACCGACCAGAAAATCCTCGAAGTGCTGCTGGCCGACTCGCGCGTGTCGCTCAAGGAACTGGCGCGCCAGGTTGGTCTGTCCTCGCCGAGCGCGTCCGAGCGCCTGCGTCGGCTGGAGGAGCGTGGGGTAATCCGCGGCTTCACCATCGAGATCGATCCGCGCGCACTGGGCTATCAGCTGCAGGCCATCGTGCGGATCAAGCCGCTGCCGGGCATGCTGCACGTGGTGCAGAAGCTGATCGAGGACACCCCGGAGTTCTGCGAGTGCGACAAGGTCACCGGTGACGATTGCTACATCGTGCGCCTGCACGTGCGCAGCATCGACCAGCTCGACCATATCCTCGACCGCATCGCCGACAAGGCGCAGACCAGCACCGCCATCGTCAAATCCCAGCCGATCAAGCGCCGTCCGCCGGGCATCGGCCAGCGCAGCGCCAAGGCACCGGGACGCTGACAGCCGCAGCGGCGACAGGGGAACTGGCCCTGGCGCGCGCGATTCCTTACTATCCGCAGCCTTTCCGCCCTGCCCGTCCGCGCCTCGCCCGCCGCGCCGGGGCACAGCCGCTTTCGCCTCAGGTACTCCATGAAAATCGCCCGTCTGCGTGCCGACATCCTGGCCGGACTCACCTCCTCCTTCGCCCTGGTGCCCGAATGCATCGCCTTCGCCCTGGTGGCGCAGCTCAATCCGCTGATGGGGCTGTATGGCGCGTTCATCATCTGCACCATCACCGCCCTGTT is from Pseudomonas sp. PDM14 and encodes:
- a CDS encoding DMT family transporter, which produces MNSTARGTVEMTAAMVISGTIGWFVVMSGQPVMDVVFWRCLIGAPVLLAVCAALGLLRGTLTPRLLGLAALGGVAIVCNWLLLFAAYPRASISIATAVYNTQPFILVGLGALFFAERLTASKLTWLVLAFIGVLLIVQAKPGHGTGGSDPLSGMLLAFGAAFFYALAAIVAKQLKGTPPHLIALIQVCVGTLMLAPFANFSSLPCDAGTWAMLIALGVVHTGLMYILLYGAIQKLPTALTGTLSFIYPVVAILVDYLAFDHHLQALQLLGIAAILLAAAGMTLGWSLWRAPRLVRQA
- a CDS encoding Lrp/AsnC family transcriptional regulator, translated to MLDDTDQKILEVLLADSRVSLKELARQVGLSSPSASERLRRLEERGVIRGFTIEIDPRALGYQLQAIVRIKPLPGMLHVVQKLIEDTPEFCECDKVTGDDCYIVRLHVRSIDQLDHILDRIADKAQTSTAIVKSQPIKRRPPGIGQRSAKAPGR